AAATACAGCTATCGCAGCTGCTCGTGGATATTCTCCCTCTCTTTCCAACCTTTCTAAAAACAAATTGTCATAAAGCGTATTCGTATCCTTGTCGAACCTCCAACCACATAAGAGTAATCCTTTATCTCTATCTGGAGACCTGCAATACGACACAGAAGACTTGGTTACGGAAACTTCGGCACACCGAAATCATTATACCTGTAAATTTTTGCTGTGTGATTGGATCCTATATCCGACCAAGGGCAATACATCAATTCTGATTTCAAGATGCCATTAGTTCCTTGTTGACCATCTAATTTTAAAACTGTTCTATGTAATATCaatgaatattaatttcttttatttttgtaaCAGAATCTTTTAAAAGAATCTTTCACTTACCTGACACCTGGGTGTTTGTTATCAGGACTAGGTATAGTGCCGTCTTCGACTAAATAACGGCTCAAGTATAACCACTGCCACAGGTTCTTCAGAGTATCATTTTCAGCTAGTTCACCATTCTGTGCCAGCTCTggctgtaaatatatatatatatatatataacagttTATGAACAAGATAAATTAAAAACTTCCTCAACTTACAAGTAACCCATATTCCGAAGCTGCACGTGTTTTAGTTAAAATGGAAATGTCATCCAGAGCTTTGTAAATATTATCACTACTGCATATGTATTTAAAAGATTTAGAAGCATGATTCCATGCGAGGTGAGATCTTGTAGACCAGTTTACCGTAATCCTTTCGCAAACCGTATAATCTGTTAGTCCTTTGAAAACCATGAACGATcgttaatgaattttatttaattatttttataatttaacagTTGCATGTAGATGGAACCTTGTTGTGATATAGCCAGCAATCTGTTCACGTGCGTTGGGTGCCATGAAAAACTTATAGGATTATGCCAAGGAGGTGCAACAGTTCTTTCCAATGCTCCAGGTTCGGTATCTTCTCCTCCACCAATTCCACAATGTTGAATGTCAAACAAATGCAATGTCACTGTAATTGAAACAAATCTAGGAACTATACAATACTATTATCGCTAATTTTTATgttataaatcatgtatattatacCTGAATCTTTCTGTAGAACTCCTAAAAGATTATGCCTAGTTGGACACCATAAAACTTTAGTGACTTGCCTACCTTGTGACAAAGTTAAAACAGGTTTCTCAAAGCATCTAGTATCCCAAATAGTTATTTGATTATCCACGCTCGAGACTAAATGATAATTGTTATGCGGATTAACGGACACATTATAAACAGCTTTTGTTGCTGCTGTATTTACTACCTTTGCAGAATCTAGTGTAAGAAAAATTAGCTTGTAACACTAGCATTTTCACGAATAAACAAAAAGAATATCATCCAATATATTGATTTATTTAATACCTCTAAagtcaataatttttaattgctTATTATTTGCACCTACAACCATACATTTTTGTTCATGCTTGAACCAAGCAACGGAATGTATAGTTTCAGAAATACTAACTTCGGCAATAGGTCTTATAGAATCTGTTTGTACCATAGCATGATGATGTACTCTTTCGGAACCTTGCAATCCTTTATTCACATCCCATAATAAAATGGAATGTTCTTTACTATGTTTATCTAAACCACATACAATTAAGTTTGTATCTATGGGATTCCATGCAACAGTGTTGCATTGTCTCGCATGTTTTGGAACTATAATAATGTATgaatgtatgtataataatatacatgtatattattatatatatatatatatatatattagtattagtattagtatatatatatatatatatagatagatagatatacaACTATACAGTTATAGGACAAATAAGTTACCCAATTCCTTCCCGGTAAGACCCTGTGAATCAAACACCGTTGGGCCAAAAGTAGTTAATACGACTTTTCCATTTGCTTGTCCCACAGCTAACAAAATATCAGGTTCCGGCTGTGGATATATATCGATACATTTAACATAATGATGATTTGTATTTGTAGCAAGTAAATGGGCAACTGTAGAATCAGAAATCTTTGTATCTATTGGAAAAAGatgtatacatgtatagtaATAGTTTCCTCACTTGATAAACTGATTGTTacagaaaaatatatttctttacttACACAGTTGTCTAATATTATCTTTGACCTGTGTAACTTCGTACAGGCAGATTTCTGTGCCCCAGGTAATGAACTTATTCGCATGAATAGGGGACCACTGTACATCAAGTTTGATGCTACTCATTTTATTCTAGATCtatgaaattttattaaaaccAATACACTGCATTTATGCTTCTAATTTGAGATAAGCACAACATTATATGAAGATTCCATCGATGTTTATACTTCATCACAGTGACATGTAACAACGCATAAACACCCTTGTTCATTCAAAGCAGTGTGCTCAGATTCACTTGGATTGGCTAGATTCAGTTGGATTGGTTTACAATCAGGATCAGGGGCAGCAGAGCAGCGTATACGtgaaaataagttacgcaaggagtgggaTAGGAGACGCATGCGCCGGTAAACCCGCACAGTGGGGTGGCGCGTCTATCGAgtgaacattataattctgaactacgatcgcGACGCAATGTAAGGTCTCTGGctgatcgtagttcagaattaaaATGTTCACGCGGTAGACATGCCACACTGTTGTGCGGGATTGCCGCGCATGCGTCGCCTACCTCCACTCAttgcgtaacttattttctTGAATACGCTGATTTAGGAGTCCCAGACGCCCAGAGCTGTCAAGTGCCTGACTGTTCTTGGAATTTTCACTCAAGGGCAGTGTGTCCATTGGTGTCTACTGTACCCAATGGTGTCAGGCATTCTGCTCGGAATCTGTTCCAAGTGGCGGAGAGGAGACCTCACAAATGGGATTGGACGATTTTGCTAATGGAATCATTGGCATCATTCAATCCTATTTGGGAGGTTTTCCCTCCACCACTCTACAGCATAtgtaattaatgtttttagGCGACCCTGCATTTTGCGTATGTTGACGATTGTGACGCCTCTTTTGGAGAACAAATGAGGCTTCGTTCGATGTCCGTTCAGTGCCGATTGGAGTAGTGGCAAAATGCTCAAACTGTTAGGGAAATTACCAACAGTCAATTTTGtttaacagtttgagcgttttacTACTACCCCAATTGGCGTTGTATGGACACCGACCTAACTTTGTCACAATATGCTGATTAGTTATGAACATATACAAAACAAACAATATACAAATCATTAATTAGACTTACATTTATTAACTAAATAAAACATCTAGTGAAGATAGAATCCATACAAACAAGGGCATTAAAATTGGCAGTGGGTCTAAGGATGAGTACTCGCTAAGTTCTATTATGTGCCTTGATAGCACAAAGATTAATGTTAAaactaataattatattataaacattaagcagatattatctatatttaaaGCAAATAGTGGCAAGAATAGAATAGTATTTATGTAGATACCATCGCACTATGGTATCAAGGGAAATAAGTTAGTGGATGAGATGACTGAGGAGGCAGTTTAGAAGGAACATAATCCGAAGCGGGGGGTGTCATTTACGGACTTCAGAAAGCTTTTGAAGAAAAGAATGTGGAAAATTTTTCAGAGGTTACTCAAAATAGAATTAAACTACAAAGGTGTTCATTACTATAATTCATTTTATGAAAATAGGATAAAACCATGGTTTTCTAAAAATAAAGATTGGTCAAGGGAAGTTATAGTCAGGATCGGAAGATTAAGGTTTAATCATTATAGTACATGGGAGTCTCTTGCTAGAGTGGGCATTATATACACAGAAGTACATATAATTGTATACAATACAAACGTCACgaaaatatatataagaatttaacttttgtaaaaaaaatgtttcactaTAGAAGAATACTGTCGCTGATTTTTGTTATTTTACTGAAATACATGGTACTTAAATGTCAAAATAGTTTATGGATACAGAATATTAGATACTCAATATTGCACATTTTACTGTagaaattttttaaacaattattctTAATGAAACATGTACTTAGGTATAGtataaatcaatataatattaattttgatattgaatatatataaaataaaaatgaaatacttATAGTTAGAGTATATAAGTTTATACGTGTAATTACTAAATGAATTAGTaatgtataattaatattagaTATGACGTGTTATAAATTAGATTACAAAATAAAGTAAGTGATGTATATCATACAACAAATTCTTGAAAAATGTTTTTTATTGACCCTTTGAGTACTATGAAAGTTTATAGATCTAGTAAAATTATCATGATTGTCGAAATACAAATTACGTGTTATtcgtatatttattttatgagAAAAACTTAACCCTGTGTACATAGataatttatgtttttatacaatatgtgatacaaaaaaaaaaaattctacAGATACTTCATCGTGTAAATCAGTGTCTAAAGTACTTTGTactcaaagggttaaatgaatGCTGGTTGATTTCCTTTTTATAATTAtgaataaatttaatttgttaATATCTTTTTCGGTGCATGGATGCGACTGTGCCTTAACAATGAACTTTTATCAGTAAATGATTTTTCACATTCTACACATTTATACGTTCTTCCAGTATGTGTAACTAGATGTCTACTAAGCCCAGATGCATGACAGAAGGCTTTAGGACAGAGTTGACAGTGATGCAATTGAATATCATTTGGATCAAGTTTTTGGTGTCTTCTCATGTGCACCTTTAATGCTTCACGTTGAGTGAAGCTCTTATCGCAATGTTGACACTGGAAAGGTTTTTGTCCAGAATGTGTCATCAAATGTCTAAGTAAAATTTCTTTCTGGGCAAATGCTCGATGACAAATGTTACAACCAAATGGTTTTTCACCTATAACAAATTATAATTTGAGAAAATGAAAAATGCTTGTAACTAATTTAACAATTTTCGAATGtaaataatgtatgtatgcTACAATTATTCTATTTACCTGTGTGAGTACGTTCATGCCTCACTAAAGCTGATCTTGTGGGGAACCACTTTTCACAGGCCTGACATGTATAGCCCCTTTGCGTCGAATGAACAGATTGATGGCTCTTTAGCATTACCCTTCGAGTAAATGCTTTCGGACATTTATCACATTTAAATACCTTCAATTCTTCACTGGCTTCAACTATAAAGAGACGATATATTAGAAGAATTTCTTAGTATAACTTTTATTTGTTGGAAAATTTCGTAAAGTAATTACCTATGGTATCCGAAATGGGTTGCAACTTCATCGATTCTCCTTGTCCAGAATTATTACTGGTAACTTCCATCATGTAAATATTTTTGTGGTCAGCATTTGCAATTGCTCTCTGTACTTCTTCCGCTTCATCTTCGGATTCCTGTTCTTGTTTAATACGAGTTGTACGTATTGTACAACGTGCTTTAGCAGTACGTTCTTCGGCAGGTACCAATGTAATATTTTCTGGATCTTCCGACATGGGCTCTTCCATTTCCAAATTTTCAGAATTCATTCCTATAATACAATATGTAGTCGATGCCGTACAAAATTTAATGCTACCTATTATATTAAATCTTACGCGCTATTCAACAAATTGTTACATTTGTACTTGTTGTATTAAGTTGAACAGTTTTTACATAATGAAAATGTTATTAATACCTAAAATGTAGCCACCGACAAGTTCTTCTTCTGTGACTTCGATCGGATCTCCATCTGCCTGTCCACTATCGGCTTTGGTCGATACTAAATCAGCTAACAATTGTTTAACTTGTCTGGATTTTCCGCTATTAGAACCATCTtttaattcttctctattaCTGTCTTGATTTTCTCCTTCTTCGTCTTGACCCGTTAATTGTTGTATTAATTTCATATGTTTTCGAAGCTTTGCATCGGCAGCTTCGCACTTCTTCTTGAACTGGTATGATTTTTCTAATTGATATTTGCACGGATGACAGATCATATTTGGAAGACCATCTTCTTCGAAAACCTTTAAAAGAAAACATTATTACCTGTATTAAATGTAACGTAAAATATTACTCAATATTTGGCCACACCTTCAAAAATGTGTccaaaattgaagaaattatggTAAAAAGTTCTGCTCGTTCTATGAGAATGATTCTCATTTCTTGAATTCAAGGAAATCTATCGaactttttataaaaatatttttctacattcgataatggtaataataatgtatGTAGAACGATCTTTAAAGATGGTACATACATgtaaacaattattatattttcaatacAAGTGAAAAAAGTATATTTCTTCAGTGGCGTTTTACGACCACTATTAAAAACATTTGAACGTAATCAACAGACGTGATTTTCCCGCTGTGGCATATTAGGGATATCTAACGTGGAAGGGGATGTATAGATGCTCTATTTGTGCTAATTATATCCAGAATTGGTAATTGATCGGTAACGTTGCATTTGACTTTAAAGCGGTAACAAGGTTCTAGAAGACCGCGAGCATGGAGCAGAAAAATGCATTGATTGTTAAGTTTATCCCACATCACGTCTGTGATTCCTGTAACGAAAGCGAAGACGGTGGCGTCAGGCACAAAGTCGATAACTCGGTAAGGCCGGTAGTTGCTTTGATCAGTGTAGTAAGAATCATTTCGGATACACATACGTATAACCGACGCTCGCAACACAACCGAATCTCAAGGGAGGGGAGAGGGGGACGAAAGAAAGACAATCACACAGAGAGATAAACTAGATTCCTATTTTCGATAAACTACAAGCATCTGTGCGAAATGCAGCTAAGTAACTTGACTCGTGTTATGTTACAATCAAATAAACGTTAATACTTGCCTCCAAATTAACACAAGCCATTATTCGAAGCGATAAGGGAATAGTTTCGTCGTCATAAATCGGCACCATCTCCTCCTCCTTTGCCAGGCACAGTCGGCACAGCTCGTTCACGTGGATAATCACGTTGCTAGGGCTATCGCCCTTTTTTCTGCTGTACGTCTTCATCTCACCTTTTTTTACACTTGTTACGAATTTATTTAACTGTTGGCGTCTGAGAAACACTTAAGGGAGCGTAGAGAACGGGACTCGGTCACTCACAACGGAATCTGTAATGGCGGCGGCGGTTGGCCAATGGCAAACGTGTGGCGCTGCTGTTTGGTAAAGATGGAGAATGGAATCATACAGAAATGGAAGGGACGCTTTAGTGGGAGCAAGATAGGCAAGAGTTTTAGGGTCTTCATCATCGCAAAGTCGGTAAGGCCGGTCACTATTATTGATTTTCCATTCTTCCCAACGGCGGGAAATGGATTTCCAACTGCTGCCATTGCGGCATTTTCGAATCTCTCCGAGTCTCCTTCGTGTTTATTAGACATTATTTTATAAGATCTTGTTTATCTTTCAAGTGGAATTCATTCCGAGTGGAAACGAAAGGCATTTACAGTGATTTTCATCGTTTCGTATTCATAGTATTATGTATGGAAATAATGTTTTCTCATAACCTTTATTGGGAGAACTTTGCAATGTATTGTTATCGTATATCGACTGATACAGATATTGTCAACTTGCAGGGATGCTAGGTACACAAAAGTATCGTTCCTTCTAACGATTGTTACATCTACAAAAAGTAAAAGAACCAATACGAATGTTTCCAAGTAAATGGAAAATCGATTTCGTAATAGTTATAGCATGTTCCTATTGTACCTGCCCGTATCCGTAATACGACAACATAATTTTGGTACGTACTACTTATTACTCTTTCGATAAGATACTGCATATTGTGAACGTATTCGATACTTAAACGTTATCTTttagtttctctctctctctctctctctctctctctctctcgatctctgtTTTTATTTATTCTAACAAAATTTGAGTATATTATACGTGATTATTAAATAGATAATCGGCTACATTTGAAACTtagataatattttaaaaattatcgATACATATTTCACTTGCAACTTTATTTATTGCACGATAAGTACtgataaatacaaaaattgacTGCGTATCTTAAAAAAGTTTTGTGTGCGTAGTGCAGTGTATATTTATGTAGTACATGCATTacaatgtatatatatagaaattttGTATAGAAATTTTGCAAGAAAAAAAGTTGCACTAAATGCAATTTAGTAAAAAGAATGTACGTAATACACTAAATATTGAACATACTTAACACTGAGAATGTATTTAAATTAGAGGAAAATTGGATCTAAGATAAAAGTGCGCCAAAACTGTTAcgtttatattaaattaaacgtAAATTTGGACCATAACTGTTTTAGGCGTAAGTCGATTTTAAGTTAGTTCGGGATCAGGTCTTAGTTAAATGTACGTAGGTAAATAATTCAATTTGCGTTAGGTCTTGGTCAGGTCCGAGTTAGGTTTAGACTAAATCGGTGCTTATTTCGACTTCACTTTCATATAGAAAGTTTCattataataatcattataataattaatacatgtaatattaaaacaaGAACATATGGAAAGAATTTTCATGATTCCAATTTCAACAAATGACTTTAAACATAAGACTGTTTATTACACAATTGAATAACTTATTctacaataatttattatacgCGTACACATATTAACTCAGGTGCAGGGGGTTCCGCTCGATTTAGAAACACGCTATTGTCTAGTCTGCATCTCAGAATTTGAAATTTCCTAAATATACCGCCGCCAGGGAAGTAATAGATATCAAACGCTCAACCTTGTGATTTAAGTATGATATTTCGTTCTGCTAAGTAAGTTGCTGGTACCATAAAAATCCTATGTACATATTTTGTCAAGTAATTTTCTGGATAGAGTAATAGAAATTCTACATCGACAATTCTCTGCTACACAATTTGCtggaataataaaaattctacGTCGACAATTCCTGAAATcctatttatttattgcacatattTTTAGCGAGAAGCGCGATCGTTCTCAAAATCTGTGCACATATATGGATGTTTAACGCGTAAAAATCTTTGCTCCGGTAAGTTTGTTATCGACAATATGCATTTATTCGATGACAGTTAACATTGCAGAAAGCACATAGCAGTATAGTCGTAAATTTCCTCCCGGCAAGTACAGTTCAGTTTGTTTGCCGAGTAGTGTATCAATGATTGATAAAGCAGAGAATCGTGACTCGATTAACCCCTGTGCGACCAACATTAACACGTTCGGTATCAACGTTAATATTGATATACAATACACGATATATCGTATTTAACCGCGAGAAAATCAAACCGATGTTGAAAGAATATTAATGCAACTGGCACCGAATAGCTTCTTCCTGCTAACACCACGAAAAAAGTTCAAGTCGTACCGAACCAATCTTAAAAAAGGGTTATTCTGTTTCAAAGCGCCTTCGGAGGTTTTTTTGACCGATCGTATATCTCCCCAACGACGATATATTTTGTCTCGTATTTCGTAAGAGGATACGATGGATTACATAAAATGTCGTCGATTATGAACATCGTTAGACCAGAATGCTCGCGAATAATTCTCTGTTAGTTTCGAGGCCAGCCATCGATGCGCGAACAATTTTTCCGCGACATTTACATTCTGtagttttttatattattattatatatattatatatattatatgttttctatagtatataataatataagtatatatatacttatattataataatgtaattattataatattaatataatatatataataatataagttaattatattcttTCTGCGCAATAAACCGAAGCACGTGCATACGGTGCCAGCACGGTTCGAGTTCCACGTTCCGTCTTCGTACGTGGacgacgaaacaatcgaataaaaTAAGGAAAAATTATGTAAGTTCGGCGGCGTTCAGGTGTTCGCGGTCGTGGCCAAATTGTAACGAGCGTTTCTATAAATTCTGGTGGTGTTAGCGTGCCGCGAAACGGGACGGGAATTATTCTGGCGTCACGGTCAAGCAGAGCGCGCGGTCGGTTGGAGGGTGGTCAACGATTGTCCAAAAGAGAATTTCAGGAAGCGCAAAACGAATTTCCCACATTTGCCAGGAAAGCTGTCGGATGTTGAGATTGGCGAGGGGTGGGGATCAAAAATAACTGAGCTACGAGGAAAGGAGAGCGATTCGACGGCTCTTCCGATTGGGAGGGGGTGCTTCTCTCTTGCCGGTTACTCCGGTGCTTTCGCTTTTCCGAGTCCAGTGTGTTTCGCCACCCGAGAAACCCGCGTGCCTTGCGTTCGAACGCGAAGGTAGGTGTTCGTGCTTTGTGTTCGTCTTGTTTCAACGCTGCACGCGCCTCCGACCATCTCCGTCGAGCACCTCGGGGGATGATGACACGCGTTACAAAACCGATACAAAACTATTCCCAAGTGTTCAACGCTCGCGCGCGTCGACCACGAGACGATTCATTTTCTTATGGACACCgttctcttcttcttttttttaccaGAACAGTTCCCAAGAAGCGCTAGACGAATCATCGTTGTCGCGTCGAATTCGTTGATCGTTCAAAGTGAAATTAGGGGAGCATTGTCTCGACGTCATCTTCTTCCAAGCTGCGATCGAGAAATCTAGGTTGTTTCAGCCGAGTCGCTTTactgaaattattgtattttttttttttgaaagacAGGACTATGTTTTTAGTATTAATTTTATGAACAGTTTCGAAGCATGCCGAACGAGATCGTTAATGTCGTGCACGCAAGAAAAATATTCTTACATTTTCAGCATCTTGTTGTCTTTTTGTGTTTCATATATTTTGGAATGGCAAGGAGTTCTATCGATTATAACCGGCGCGGACGTGCCAGCATAAATAATTAgcgcaaattgtttagcacaattttGCTGTTCACCTTGCTCGCGTTACGATTGTTTTACTAGATATTTTCGAAAAGGATAGTTTAGTAaggtggagagagagagggcgagagagggagagagagagagagagagagagagagagagagagagagaaaaggtaCGCGCGCATGCTAATATAAATTTCAAGGTGATGACATTTCAAAGTGGCTGTTAACATTTTCGATGATGAATCAGATGATTTTACCTGACATCGGTGACGAAACGAAATTAATCGCTGTtctctctcgaacaaatctgtttaaaaaataaaatttcgttTCTGTCCATTCGAAGTCTCGataaaaacaaaaatgaacgcTTGTTACTACCCGTTCAATTGTTCAACAAAAAAAGTGTAAAAACTTGTCATCGTCCGTTCAAGTTTTTATAATTAACCAAAGCTTCGTTAATCCATATATAATGATAGTACCTGTACaacgacattttttaaatatcttaTTTCTGGACAAGCGAATGAATCGATCACTTTCGACGCGTCGAAACGTTCTACTCGGCTCCTTCGATTCGATCGCAAAGATTTTCTCGCGCCTGATCGATAGACCAGAATCTcgcatatttttattaattagccGGTATGTATATCGCTTTGTACAAGCTTCGCCTAAGCGCGGTTATCACAGAGGCTGAAGAGTATGCAAATATTTATGTTGGTCTTGGGGAGATAACGAGCCACGTTCGGCTCTTTCCTTTGCCGTAGCTTCGGCAAACAGCTTTGCATTCCGTGTGGCATAATTCCAATAAAGCCTGAAACCGCGAACGAAAAATAACAGTAGTGTTCCGTGAAAAATCTGGAAGAACAGTTGCCGTACGATACACATACCGTGTGTCGTGTATATATCTCAACCGCTTCGCGCGCGTTCGCTCACCGAGGCATAGGTTGCGCGGAGATTATAGTGCATAAATATAAAGTGGTGTACGAAAGCCGTgacataaaaagaaagaaaacggaGAACAGCTGCGAAAACGTGTCCCGTTAAGGGGGAAGGGGGTGGCACCGCGGTATCGCGGTACGAAAACTTTTTGATCCCTCGTGCACACGCCGACGTCCCGCGAGAATCGGACCGTCCGAGATTTATTTTCTTTCCGCGTTACGCTTTATTTTCTCGAGAACAGCAGGCTTTCTCCCCTTTTCCCCGAGCTCGCTACTTCTGCCGAAAGAAAACCGTTGGTAATACGGGATTACGAAATCCTCCGGATGTATCAACGATTGTACATCCAGTTACGATTGGTTCTCGAAGCGGTCGTTGGTAACTGTCCACCGAAACCATTATCGACTACGGCATTAGCAATGTTAGGGTAGTTACCCGCGCCATGGTTAAACCACTACCGAGTTCTCGACGTTGTCATATCTTTAATTTTCGTtgtattttcaatatttaaatagaatataaatatagatattatagaatatctaatagatatataatagataatatagaatatctatattctataaatattattattctataataatattattctatattatataaatatagaatataaatataaatatagatatttcaCGGATGTATTGCATCAGCGAGGAACAAAGAATAAAGTATTTAAATATTATGCTTGAATAAgtataatatagaattatagCCCTTATATTATAATTCCGTATACAGTAAGTCGTGACTGCTAAAGATCTAATTCATATCTAGTGATAATTAAGCATTAATAGCACTAGCACTAATTATCCGTTTTTATCGAAATTTATTTGTTTAGAACCGATACCGAATGCCCGATGTTCGATCGAAACAATTGAGAAATACCAATAtgataatgtctccctaattgtcgcctaaattgtgtaaaaaaaaatggacaatttgggaagaggagatgcaattattcgaggctcgcggctcgtttttataattgctgataATCGctcgaactgcaaggctcgaataatcgtatttccttttcccaaattgtccatttttctgcacaatctgagcgtcaattagggagacattactgtatatggattctaatatttttatgtacagtaaattctccccaatcgacgctcggatcgtgcagaaaaatggagcgGTGTTTCGTACGTTGTTTAGTTTGCGCCAAGATCTGCATTGTTTAAAATGCTGTAGCATGGCCAGTTTTTATCGGTACTTAACATACGGTTTATTGTAGCAAGAAAATGGTAAGGTCAATGCGAATCAGATAATACCGTATTATCGTCGCTGTCGTCAGTGCTAATTGCAAGTAGATACGGCCGACAATGAACGGACGCGTTAGCGTTATAATTAGTCGCGTTCGAAAGCATGCGCGGTAGTttcatatttaattaattttcgtaCTGCATTTACACGCGTGTTCTTTACACAATTTATATTCTCCGttcgaattatttatttaaagggTAAACGAAAGGATAAGTAAAGGTAAAGAAAAGGATAAATAACTTTTAGCCATCGTAAACGTACTCGAATGTTTCGTCGATGTTCCCCGAACAAGTTCTCTTTCAAGTTATGGTTAAGTGCTAATATTTTGCGCACTAAAATTCTGAATGTAAAGCAGGATTGACGCGAAGTGCCGACTCCGGGTCATTTATGAGTCATTATAAATTATGAGCCATACTAAAAGTGCGATCTGTTTCTCGCAGTATTAGATAATTAAACGGACGAAAACAAGAAAACACAAGGCGATAGTTCTTTATTTATTGCTTGCAAGAGGGTGTatttgattcgaagaaaaagaaaacgatcTTTAAAGCAGCAGTTTTTAACCCCCACGTTACGTCCCTTAACTGAAAAAAACTTGCACTCCAAAGGGATAGCTTGCAGAAAAGACCGAAATTGCTTTTGCAACAACTCGATAAATGAAACACAGTTACGAGAAATTGATATAAATTGGCTGGGAAAGTCtacaatgaaaaagaaaaaaggaacgaTAGAGGATAAatcaaagaataaaa
The window above is part of the Megalopta genalis isolate 19385.01 chromosome 2, iyMegGena1_principal, whole genome shotgun sequence genome. Proteins encoded here:
- the LOC117229873 gene encoding uncharacterized protein LOC117229873, producing the protein MKTYSRKKGDSPSNVIIHVNELCRLCLAKEEEMVPIYDDETIPLSLRIMACVNLEVFEEDGLPNMICHPCKYQLEKSYQFKKKCEAADAKLRKHMKLIQQLTGQDEEGENQDSNREELKDGSNSGKSRQVKQLLADLVSTKADSGQADGDPIEVTEEELVGGYILGMNSENLEMEEPMSEDPENITLVPAEERTAKARCTIRTTRIKQEQESEDEAEEVQRAIANADHKNIYMMEVTSNNSGQGESMKLQPISDTIVEASEELKVFKCDKCPKAFTRRVMLKSHQSVHSTQRGYTCQACEKWFPTRSALVRHERTHTGEKPFGCNICHRAFAQKEILLRHLMTHSGQKPFQCQHCDKSFTQREALKVHMRRHQKLDPNDIQLHHCQLCPKAFCHASGLSRHLVTHTGRTYKCVECEKSFTDKSSLLRHSRIHAPKKILTN